The Trichoderma breve strain T069 chromosome 2, whole genome shotgun sequence DNA segment CGCCTCCACGCCTTCGTCACCCAAGACCCGCAAGAGGAGGCTCATCGTCGGGAGGCGAGGCGGGGGCGGAGGTAGTATCAACGGCGCTGCCATATCGTGGCGTCGACCTTGGGCCTGGATGAGAAGGGCGGCAGgcggagaagagagcgaCTTGGGGAGAGTATAACATAGATATAAATACAATACTATCAAACgtcagaaagagaaggaatcAGATAAGCAATACCCATCCTTGTATATGTCTCAACCAATACAACTTCGAGTTTAGAAATAGCAATAGATAGCATCACATAGAACATTGTAGCAATACTGAGAATACAAATTCAATCTTGCTTCTCGCAGCGCATCTTTTCATTGCCAAGAGCTATAAGAGCAAAATCATAAAAATACAGGAATAACCAAGACTCATCCAATGAATTATTGCATTACCAACGTGGTCATTATTAACGACAgccagaagaaaaaaagacgaacAATTCATTCGCGTGAGATTTTTGCAAAAACAACTCCTCCCAATTCATGGACCAGCCGTTGGGGGAAAACACATAATATCGCATCTCTCCTTCCCATCATTACCAAGGTATATAAATAAGCATCGTTACAGCCCATCCACCCGCTTCAAAGAGAAACCGTGGCAAACCTGGGAGCGTACAAAGGCCGCATTACTAGTCGACACTTAAACAAGGGAAACAAAGCTTCCGTGGTGCTCCATAACGccctcttttcccccctccaTCCCCCTTTGCATATAGTCATAGTGTGCAGATGAAATACACACTTGACGTGGTGACACGTAATAAATAATGCTGACTGTGCCATCCTCAAATGGTACTTCACCATCCCTTCTTCCGAGCAAACCTCTTGTTGAGCAATGCAAGGACCTTGGGGACATTAAATTGAACGTATTCCAGGTCCAGTTCGTCCTGGTTATCCTTCTGCATCTCAAGCAGATCGTCAAGCTTGAGATCGAGTTCGAGCAGTCCTCGATTTCGGCCTATTTTAACTCGTTAGCACGCGAAAGACATCGATAGAGAATCGTAAAAGAAACTCACCCTTGTAGTGCAAGGAAATGACAAAGGTGCCTGGTAACGGACTGGTAAAGTTGAAGTAGATATTGGCCCGTCTGTTATCCGGGACATTGCTCTTCTGGATGacgccctccttctccaaCTGCTGGTGCGTAAACTTGTATGGTCCAAGGACCTGCTGTTTCTGCTGCTTTCGCTTGGTACCTTCGCTCTGTGATCGTACATTATGAAGGTAGCTCTTATATGTATCCAGCTGACCAACCAAGTATGCGTTGTGGTCGCGAATCGTCTTGAAAACCTCTTCGAGCTTCTCAGTCTCGGCAATCACACCATCCTTCAACGAACCCAAATGTTGAAGCTCCTGCTCCACTTCATCCCTCAGCAGGTCAAACTGGTCAGCCTTGTCAATGACGCCGAGTTCCTGTAGCTGCGACAACAGCTCCATAGCCCGGATACCCTTGCGCACCATGACGGCGTCATTGCGGCTCGtggcagctgcatctgcaaCGCGCTCAAGTCGCAACGGTCGCCTTGAGACGGCGCTGTTCTGAGGGATGGTTCGCATGATCTGCACAAAGATGGACTTGGCTTCCATAAAGTACACTTCCTCCTGTGTAATATCCAGTGCCGCGGTCAAGTCATCAATCGCAGTCTCCCATCTGCTAAACAAGGGAAGGTTGATAACTCGGTTCTCCTTGCGAGGCACTTGTGGAGGAGCCGATGCCAGCTCAGACACAATGATGGACAAGTGAGATGACTCATCTTTGCACAACTCATTGCGATGCTTCTCAATCAGCGAATGCATGGCATAGATTTCATTGAGCGTAatctcaagctcaaggtctTTCTTTGAAAGCGCCACATAGTTGTCCATTTCTAGACTTTCGTAAAAGTCGCCAACCTCGCAAAGGTCAAGCATGAATTTGTTAATCCTGTCCTTGTTCTGTTGGATGAAGGGCTGGAGCTTGGCCATGTAAGGCTCCTTGGAGTACGAGGGCTTGTTTGCCAAGTTCTGAAGCATCTTGGCAATCAGGGTGAGGGTTCTGCGAGGTCGCTCGGCGGGCGTTCCATCAATGAGCATGTACGACTTGGGGGTCACAATGGCCGGGTTGATGAAGCgcaggaagaaaaagccgCCGATCAATGTGCAGATAATCTGGTCGTTGGCATCGGGATATTTGCGCTTTGTCAAGCTCCTGATCTGCTTGCAGATCCAGCGAATGCCATAGGGCGCCTCTTCCAGCCCTTCGATGATGGTGGATAAGAAGCCATTGGCAATCTCGATGAGCATTGTCAATCGGGGCTCGATGATAGCTTGGACTTGGGGGTTCTCCGCCGCCTGCTCCGCAGTAATGCCCTTTGGTAGATTTGGCGGTAGCGTGCCGGTATCTTCTTCAATTTGCTCAACCATGCGTTCATAGACTTTGAGGGGGTTGATTTCCAGATCCAGGTCTCGCAGTTCGATCAAGCTGTTGATTCTGTCGGCCAAGGCAATCTTCAGGAAGCTTTGACCGGGGCCTCTTCGCGTGTAGGTCGTCATCATACGGGAAACGGGCGTATTGGCTCGGAGCAGTGAGGAGTAGTCGGGGGTATTGTCGAATTGATAGGTGAGAACAGACTAAAGGAGAGAAACATGGTTGTTAGACAAAGGTACGACAACGCAACCGAGTTATATACAACATACTTGGAACATGGTAAGAAGCAAGTGCTCTTCTCGGCTTTCGTACTGGTTTCCGTAAATGGTGAACATGACTGTCTGAAGAAGTGAATCGATTTCCGACATTGAGACGAGTCGGCACAGGTGAGCAATGTGCCTGGGCTCGGACTGCAGAAGAAACATGAGATTTCCGTATTTTTGCGTCTTGTCGTCGTTGGGGAAGAcgccttcttccatttcaGTATCATCAAGATGGCTGGCCACTTCGTTTTGCTGCAAAGGCGTCAGAAGCGTTCATCGGACAAGCATCACACCGCGTTTTGATACATACTTCTTCCAGCGCCATGCGATTCTGGATGAGCAGCGCAATTCTCGAATCAAGATAGCGGACGTCCTTTTCGAGAACAAAGTTCTTCTTGGACTGGGAGGAGATTTTGGATTTGAGATCTCGCAGGGCTTTCTGGGCTGTCGACTGGGCGTCAGCTGTGGTGTACTCCAAGGGGGAAGGGCAAATGCCAGGCCTAGTGCATTATGTATTACCTTTAGCGAGATCGTCCTCAATTTGCATCTCTCCTTCATTTGCTGTCATGGACATGTACAGCGCGGACATGGAGTACCGCTTCGACTGGCGCGCCGAGCGCGAGCCATCGTAGGTAGACATGGTGTTTTGCCGTGACAATTGTTGAAAGGAAGAGGTTGACGCAGTGGAGGCTCTCGAGGGGGTATGGAGCATGACAGGCATTATGGGTATTTGGCGCTGTGCGACAGAAGGGAGGGTCGGGCCTTGTCGCCCCAGAACCTCGAATTTCGTCGACTATGAAAGAAACAAATAGCCGTTATTAAGCGATAATGCTCATCACTCGGCAAAGTGATATTCCAATCGAGATTTATTTAAGCTGATTGGACTTATTTCATGTGGCTCacgtcgtcgacgacgatTGTCGAAacaagggaggggggaatgAGAAACAGAAGACGCAGTGTCGCcaaacaaggagaaggagaaaaaaggtgCAGTCGCTGATGGCACGCTCGTGGTACAATTTGCGTCGGCTTCGGGAGAGCTTCGCAAGCGATTTAACGATGGTGTAACGATTCGATCGAAGATGTCTTGTGCAGGTCAACGGAAAGCGTGGACGGTGGTGATGCCAAAACCCGCTTCCGGGTCAAGCAGTGCTGAGTGTTCTATCTCCGTCAAgcaggggaaaaaaagggaaagctATGCTGATTCCGCATccaaagcaagaaaagagcagAGGCAACAACGCGCGCGTGTCGAATTCAAAAaagggcgagagagagagctttCGTCCAGGATGGTGTCGCGCAGGAAAGGCGGGATAGAAGAgctgctggtggaagagcGAAGCGTCAGGGCAGCGTCGCTAGCCGAGCGACACAGAGGCAAATTTCGGTTCGACAGAGACGCGCGAGGCAGAAGTTTGAAGTCGGATGCGAGCAACGTCGTCGCCTGGCGTCCAACTATAAACCAATGCTTGCGGGCGACAAAGACGAGAGTTGC contains these protein-coding regions:
- a CDS encoding GTPase-activator protein for ras-like GTPase domain-containing protein; its protein translation is MSTYDGSRSARQSKRYSMSALYMSMTANEGEMQIEDDLAKAQKALRDLKSKISSQSKKNFVLEKDVRYLDSRIALLIQNRMALEEQNEVASHLDDTEMEEGVFPNDDKTQKYGNLMFLLQSEPRHIAHLCRLVSMSEIDSLLQTVMFTIYGNQYESREEHLLLTMFQSVLTYQFDNTPDYSSLLRANTPVSRMMTTYTRRGPGQSFLKIALADRINSLIELRDLDLEINPLKVYERMVEQIEEDTGTLPPNLPKGITAEQAAENPQVQAIIEPRLTMLIEIANGFLSTIIEGLEEAPYGIRWICKQIRSLTKRKYPDANDQIICTLIGGFFFLRFINPAIVTPKSYMLIDGTPAERPRRTLTLIAKMLQNLANKPSYSKEPYMAKLQPFIQQNKDRINKFMLDLCEVGDFYESLEMDNYVALSKKDLELEITLNEIYAMHSLIEKHRNELCKDESSHLSIIVSELASAPPQVPRKENRVINLPLFSRWETAIDDLTAALDITQEEVYFMEAKSIFVQIMRTIPQNSAVSRRPLRLERVADAAATSRNDAVMVRKGIRAMELLSQLQELGVIDKADQFDLLRDEVEQELQHLGSLKDGVIAETEKLEEVFKTIRDHNAYLSEGTKRKQQKQQVLGPYKFTHQQLEKEGVIQKSNVPDNRRANIYFNFTSPLPGTFVISLHYKGRNRGLLELDLKLDDLLEMQKDNQDELDLEYVQFNVPKVLALLNKRFARKKGW